A genomic window from Rhizobium sp. 007 includes:
- a CDS encoding DUF937 domain-containing protein, giving the protein MLPLFDMMMQAQNGAAMDAISKQFNLAQEQATKAMAALMPAFSAGLKRSTSNPYDFMGLMQAVASGNYAKYFEDMTKAFTPEGISDGNNILGQLFGSKEVSRAVAAQAAQMTGIGQEIYKQMLPVMADTLMGGLFKQATGQMASPVNPFINTAMGETIQKWLESTGFAPKPKTAPEPSIFDNPFTQAMQLMFSTPQPESKKAPASPFLDNPFAKAFQDMMGSLNQPAAQKAPEPPKEEAKEQAENYLKMLNTMFDSGLEVQRGYQKSMEAIFETYLPKKGQPSSKI; this is encoded by the coding sequence ATGTTGCCACTCTTCGACATGATGATGCAGGCGCAGAATGGCGCGGCGATGGACGCGATCTCCAAGCAGTTCAACCTTGCCCAGGAACAGGCGACCAAGGCGATGGCGGCGCTGATGCCCGCCTTTTCCGCCGGGCTGAAGCGCAGCACGAGCAATCCCTATGACTTCATGGGCCTGATGCAGGCGGTCGCATCCGGCAACTATGCCAAATATTTCGAGGACATGACGAAGGCCTTCACCCCGGAGGGCATTTCGGACGGCAACAATATCCTCGGCCAGCTTTTCGGCTCCAAGGAGGTTTCGCGCGCAGTCGCCGCACAGGCCGCGCAGATGACCGGCATCGGCCAGGAGATCTACAAGCAGATGCTGCCGGTGATGGCTGATACGCTGATGGGCGGGCTCTTCAAGCAAGCGACCGGACAGATGGCCTCGCCCGTCAACCCCTTCATCAATACCGCGATGGGCGAGACGATCCAGAAATGGCTGGAAAGCACCGGTTTTGCGCCAAAGCCGAAAACAGCACCCGAGCCGAGCATCTTCGACAATCCGTTCACGCAAGCGATGCAGCTGATGTTCAGCACGCCGCAGCCAGAATCCAAGAAGGCTCCCGCCAGCCCGTTCCTCGACAATCCTTTCGCCAAGGCCTTTCAGGACATGATGGGAAGCCTCAATCAGCCTGCGGCGCAAAAGGCGCCCGAGCCTCCGAAAGAAGAGGCCAAGGAGCAGGCGGAGAATTATCTGAAGATGCTCAACACCATGTTCGACAGCGGGCTTGAGGTCCAGAGGGGCTATCAGAAAAGCATGGAAGCGATCTTCGAGACATATCTGCCTAAGAAGGGCCAGCCTTCCTCCAAGATATAA
- a CDS encoding LysR substrate-binding domain-containing protein has product MSAPLDIDQLQTFIAIIDSGSFTKAADRVYKTQSAVSMQMRRLEERIGKQLFIKDGRGNRLTVEGEKLLNYARRIIRLNNEAIAAFDDNRLEGMLRIGTPDDYADRYMPEIIGRFAKTHPNVELYIVCEPSVDLAERMHKGELDIALVTHNPRERMSDVVRTEPLCWVGSANHPIRDDAPVPLAVGRRDCQWRQLACSALDAVGREHQILFTSWSCTVVAAAVLAGMAVSVMPESALRTGMKVLSQADGFPALPPVQIGIMKRPGVSISLMNAITAHITACLDNITPAVVDDNLEPDVKTAYARQYPRLKAANMVPSW; this is encoded by the coding sequence ATGTCCGCGCCTCTTGATATTGACCAGTTGCAGACTTTCATCGCCATCATAGATTCCGGCAGCTTCACCAAGGCGGCCGATCGCGTCTACAAGACGCAATCCGCCGTCTCGATGCAGATGCGCCGCCTCGAGGAACGAATCGGCAAGCAGCTCTTCATCAAGGACGGCCGCGGCAACCGACTGACGGTGGAGGGCGAGAAGCTTCTGAATTACGCCCGCCGTATCATCCGCCTCAACAACGAGGCAATCGCCGCTTTCGACGACAACCGTCTCGAAGGCATGCTGCGCATCGGCACGCCGGACGACTACGCCGACCGCTACATGCCGGAGATCATCGGCCGTTTCGCCAAGACCCATCCGAATGTGGAGCTTTACATCGTGTGCGAGCCTTCGGTGGATTTGGCAGAACGCATGCACAAGGGCGAGCTCGACATCGCGCTGGTGACGCATAACCCGCGGGAACGCATGTCCGACGTCGTCAGAACCGAGCCGCTCTGCTGGGTCGGCTCCGCCAACCACCCGATCCGTGACGACGCGCCTGTGCCGCTTGCTGTCGGACGCCGCGACTGCCAGTGGCGGCAACTAGCCTGTTCGGCGCTCGATGCCGTGGGCCGCGAGCATCAGATCCTCTTCACAAGCTGGTCATGCACGGTGGTTGCCGCTGCCGTGCTTGCCGGCATGGCGGTTTCGGTGATGCCGGAATCGGCATTGCGGACAGGCATGAAGGTTCTGAGCCAGGCTGACGGCTTCCCTGCCCTGCCGCCGGTGCAGATTGGCATCATGAAGCGTCCGGGAGTTTCAATCTCGCTGATGAATGCGATCACGGCGCATATCACCGCCTGCCTCGACAACATCACGCCTGCGGTGGTCGACGACAATCTGGAACCGGATGTGAAGACGGCCTATGCGCGGCAGTATCCGCGCCTGAAGGCCGCCAACATGGTACCCAGCTGGTAG
- a CDS encoding DUF1127 domain-containing protein, with amino-acid sequence MRMIDQTVELDCAKQPATFSQRLGGTLAPLTALFRAFRNRRAINGLNDLDDNQLRDIGLTRADVTAALLTSTFFEDPSAHLTNSARRRWRLAIFRSYVD; translated from the coding sequence ATGCGCATGATTGACCAGACAGTAGAACTCGACTGTGCCAAGCAGCCCGCGACGTTTTCCCAGCGTCTCGGCGGAACCCTTGCGCCGCTGACGGCTCTCTTTCGCGCATTCCGCAATCGCAGAGCGATCAACGGCCTGAATGACCTCGACGACAATCAGTTGCGGGATATCGGCCTGACGCGGGCCGACGTTACCGCCGCCCTGTTGACGTCGACCTTCTTCGAGGATCCGTCGGCACATCTGACGAACTCGGCGCGCCGCCGCTGGCGCCTCGCGATATTCCGTTCCTACGTCGATTAG
- a CDS encoding TetR family transcriptional regulator, with product MSAQGMDRIGLRRKPKQERSIQRLDLILAAAAELIAQKGVSAMRMTELAAAAKVPIGSVYQYFPEKAAIVKALFDRHAAAVQAKTAVMFSNVQSLDEALDLISVMIDWYYNEYRNDATYLGVWMGTETDQDLLQLNIQHSNRVAEIFLEAIKRIAPELPEVDMQARTYLFSHLIGASIRLAVKSEEKLAKRMLDEWKHVIRASLFAEAA from the coding sequence ATGAGCGCGCAGGGTATGGATCGCATCGGCCTTCGCCGGAAGCCGAAGCAGGAACGCAGCATCCAGAGACTCGATCTGATCCTCGCCGCCGCCGCAGAGCTGATCGCGCAAAAGGGCGTCAGCGCCATGCGCATGACGGAGCTCGCCGCTGCCGCCAAGGTGCCGATCGGCTCGGTCTATCAATATTTCCCTGAAAAGGCGGCGATCGTCAAAGCGCTCTTCGACCGGCATGCGGCCGCAGTCCAGGCGAAAACGGCCGTCATGTTCTCCAACGTCCAGTCCCTCGATGAAGCACTGGATCTGATCTCGGTGATGATCGACTGGTACTATAACGAATACCGCAACGACGCCACCTATCTCGGCGTCTGGATGGGGACGGAGACCGATCAGGATCTCTTGCAGCTCAACATCCAGCACAGCAATCGCGTGGCCGAAATTTTTCTCGAGGCGATAAAGCGCATCGCCCCGGAGCTGCCGGAAGTCGATATGCAAGCGCGCACTTACCTTTTCAGCCACCTGATCGGCGCGTCGATCCGCCTCGCGGTCAAGAGCGAAGAAAAGCTGGCAAAAAGGATGCTGGACGAATGGAAACACGTCATCCGCGCTTCGCTTTTCGCCGAGGCGGCCTGA
- a CDS encoding MAPEG family protein translates to MTGYEMFWPIIAHVALVYGLYMLLSIRRRKAVQAGNVKLSDYRENRSEPPESLFVKNSIANQFELPVLFYVCCILLYITEADNLGALVLAWIFVALRYAHAFVHVTSNRMRLRSPLFAAGYVVLGAMWAWLAGWMAFSG, encoded by the coding sequence ATGACCGGCTACGAAATGTTCTGGCCCATCATTGCCCACGTCGCGCTGGTCTATGGCCTCTACATGCTGCTCAGCATCCGCCGCCGGAAGGCGGTGCAAGCCGGCAATGTGAAGCTTTCGGACTATCGCGAAAACCGCAGCGAGCCGCCGGAAAGCCTTTTCGTCAAGAACAGCATCGCCAATCAGTTCGAGCTGCCGGTTCTCTTTTATGTCTGCTGCATCCTGCTTTACATCACCGAGGCCGACAATCTGGGCGCCCTCGTGCTCGCCTGGATCTTCGTGGCGTTGCGGTATGCCCACGCTTTCGTGCATGTGACGAGCAACCGCATGCGCTTGCGCAGTCCGCTCTTTGCTGCCGGATACGTCGTGCTTGGTGCCATGTGGGCGTGGCTTGCCGGCTGGATGGCTTTCAGCGGGTAA
- a CDS encoding VOC family protein produces the protein MLLYVTLGTNDIERARRFYDAVLPVLGYKLQRLSDEEIGYSADGDTRSRLWIVTPFNRRRATAGNGSMIALSAETRAHVDAFYAAALAAGGTDDGKPGLRSYHANFYAAYIRDPDGNKLAAVCEKPE, from the coding sequence ATGCTACTCTACGTCACTCTCGGAACCAATGACATCGAGCGCGCACGGCGCTTCTATGACGCCGTTCTGCCGGTGCTCGGTTACAAGCTTCAGCGTCTCTCTGACGAGGAGATCGGCTACTCCGCCGATGGCGACACCCGCTCGCGCCTCTGGATCGTCACGCCGTTCAACCGCCGCCGTGCCACCGCCGGCAACGGTTCGATGATCGCGCTCAGCGCTGAAACGCGCGCGCATGTCGATGCGTTCTATGCGGCGGCCCTCGCGGCGGGCGGTACTGATGACGGCAAGCCCGGCTTGCGCTCCTATCATGCGAATTTCTACGCCGCCTATATCCGCGATCCTGACGGCAACAAGCTTGCCGCCGTCTGCGAAAAGCCGGAATAG
- a CDS encoding DHA2 family efflux MFS transporter permease subunit — MNRIVPLILAVALFMEQMDSTVISTALPAIASDLHVGPITLKLALTSYMVSLAVFIPVSGWMADRFGAKRIFRLAICVFVIGSIFCAASSNLVEFVFARFLQGMGGAMMTPVGRLVLLRTTQRSELVSAMALLTIPALVGPLAGPPLGGFITTYFSWHWIFLINVPVGIIGVWLATIFLPEVEATMPPKLDFTGFMLTSLSAAGVVFGLSVVSLPALPPAIGVTSTLTGFLCGYLYVRHAKRHPAPILNLNLFRNPTFRTATTGGNLFRICVGAMPFLTPLMLQLGFGLTPFQSGLITFSGAIGAITTKFMARRVFAATGFRATLLSAAAVTTIVTITTGFFTPATPHLVIITVLLIGGFSRSFMFTGVNALAFADIEDREASQATSMSSVMQQISLALGVAVAAAILETSIYFRGEALQVADFHLAFYVIAGLTVVAMIPFIRMDRNAGALVSGHRAKRIGPAIETEQQAVK, encoded by the coding sequence ATGAACCGCATTGTTCCGCTGATCCTCGCCGTCGCGCTCTTCATGGAGCAGATGGATTCCACCGTCATTTCGACCGCCCTGCCCGCGATCGCCAGCGACCTGCATGTCGGGCCGATCACGCTGAAGCTGGCGCTGACCTCCTACATGGTGTCGCTTGCGGTTTTCATTCCAGTCAGCGGCTGGATGGCGGACAGGTTCGGCGCCAAGCGCATCTTCCGGCTTGCGATCTGCGTCTTCGTCATCGGCTCGATCTTCTGTGCAGCATCTTCCAATCTGGTCGAGTTCGTCTTCGCCCGCTTCCTGCAAGGCATGGGCGGCGCGATGATGACGCCGGTCGGCCGGCTCGTTCTCCTGCGCACCACCCAGCGGAGCGAACTGGTTTCCGCCATGGCGCTGCTGACGATTCCCGCCCTTGTCGGTCCGCTCGCCGGTCCGCCGCTCGGCGGCTTCATCACCACCTATTTCAGCTGGCACTGGATCTTCCTGATCAACGTGCCGGTCGGCATCATCGGCGTCTGGCTTGCAACAATCTTTCTGCCGGAGGTTGAAGCAACCATGCCGCCGAAACTGGACTTCACCGGCTTCATGCTGACCTCGCTTTCCGCCGCGGGTGTCGTTTTCGGCCTCTCGGTCGTAAGCCTTCCGGCGCTGCCGCCGGCAATCGGTGTCACATCCACCTTGACCGGCTTCCTTTGCGGCTATCTTTATGTGCGCCACGCCAAGCGCCACCCAGCCCCGATCCTGAACCTGAACCTCTTCCGCAACCCGACCTTCCGCACTGCGACGACTGGCGGCAACCTGTTCCGCATCTGCGTCGGCGCCATGCCCTTCCTGACGCCGCTGATGCTGCAGCTCGGCTTTGGCCTGACACCGTTCCAGTCCGGCCTCATCACCTTTTCCGGCGCAATCGGCGCGATCACTACCAAATTCATGGCACGGCGCGTTTTCGCCGCCACCGGCTTCCGCGCGACGCTTCTTTCGGCAGCCGCGGTCACAACGATCGTCACAATCACGACAGGCTTCTTCACGCCCGCAACGCCGCATCTCGTCATCATCACGGTGTTGCTCATCGGCGGCTTCTCGCGCTCGTTCATGTTCACCGGCGTGAACGCGCTGGCCTTTGCGGACATTGAGGATCGAGAAGCGAGCCAGGCCACATCGATGAGCTCGGTGATGCAGCAGATCAGCCTCGCGCTCGGCGTTGCCGTGGCCGCAGCGATCCTCGAGACATCCATCTATTTCCGCGGCGAGGCACTGCAGGTCGCCGACTTCCATCTGGCCTTCTACGTCATCGCCGGACTGACGGTCGTAGCGATGATCCCCTTCATTCGCATGGACAGGAATGCAGGGGCGCTGGTTTCGGGCCATCGCGCCAAGCGGATCGGCCCAGCCATCGAGACCGAGCAACAAGCGGTGAAATAA
- a CDS encoding glutamate--cysteine ligase: MARDTTDQTPISSVQELTDYIAAGNKPKERFRIGTEHEKFAFFRADNNPVPYAGEASISALLKGLQTKNGWDPIMDGENIIGLAEQHGMGAISIEPGGQFELSGAPLETIHETCRESNSHLATLREIAEPMGIRFLGIGGSPKWTLAETPRMPKSRYDIMTRYMPKVGTKGLDMMYRTCTIQVNLDFSSEADMQKKMRVSMKLQSLATALFASSPFTEGQPNGMLSWRGDIWRDTDNRRSGLLDFTFRDDFGFQHYMEWALDVPMYFIVRDGHYHDCTHVTFRQFMNGALKGKVAAWEPTMGDWTNHLSTLFPDVRLKRFLEMRGADGGPWRRICALPAFWVGLLYDEAALDAADQLTKNWTFAEVSALRDAVPTAGLKAEFRGHALYETAREVIGISKAGLKSRNRLNKEGQDESIFLSPLDEVMAKKATLAEDLLARYNGRWQHSVEPVFEEYQY; encoded by the coding sequence ATGGCTCGCGATACTACCGACCAGACACCGATTTCTTCGGTGCAGGAGCTGACCGATTACATTGCTGCGGGGAACAAGCCGAAGGAGCGCTTCCGCATCGGCACCGAGCATGAGAAGTTCGCCTTCTTCCGTGCGGACAACAACCCGGTTCCCTATGCCGGCGAAGCCAGCATCTCAGCCCTTCTGAAGGGCCTGCAGACAAAGAACGGCTGGGATCCGATCATGGACGGCGAAAATATCATCGGTCTTGCCGAGCAGCACGGTATGGGCGCGATCTCGATCGAGCCGGGCGGCCAATTCGAGCTTTCCGGTGCGCCGCTGGAAACGATCCACGAGACCTGCAGGGAATCCAATTCGCATCTCGCGACGCTGCGCGAAATCGCCGAGCCGATGGGCATCCGCTTCCTCGGCATCGGCGGCAGCCCGAAATGGACGCTCGCCGAGACGCCGCGCATGCCGAAATCCCGTTACGACATCATGACCCGCTACATGCCGAAGGTCGGCACCAAGGGCCTCGACATGATGTACCGCACCTGCACGATCCAGGTGAACCTCGACTTCTCCTCCGAAGCCGACATGCAGAAGAAGATGCGCGTGTCGATGAAGCTTCAGTCGCTGGCAACCGCGCTCTTCGCGTCCTCGCCCTTCACCGAAGGTCAGCCGAATGGCATGCTTTCCTGGCGTGGCGACATCTGGCGCGACACGGACAACCGGCGCTCCGGCCTGCTCGATTTCACCTTCCGCGACGACTTCGGCTTCCAGCACTACATGGAATGGGCGCTCGACGTGCCGATGTACTTCATCGTCCGCGACGGCCACTATCATGACTGTACCCACGTCACCTTCCGCCAGTTCATGAACGGCGCGCTGAAGGGCAAGGTCGCCGCGTGGGAGCCGACGATGGGCGACTGGACGAACCATCTTTCGACGCTCTTCCCCGACGTTCGCCTGAAGCGTTTCCTCGAGATGCGCGGTGCAGACGGCGGCCCGTGGCGCCGCATCTGTGCCCTGCCCGCCTTCTGGGTGGGCCTTCTATACGACGAAGCGGCGCTCGATGCGGCCGATCAGCTGACGAAGAACTGGACATTTGCCGAAGTCAGCGCGCTGCGCGATGCCGTTCCAACGGCCGGCCTGAAGGCCGAGTTCCGCGGCCACGCCCTTTATGAAACCGCCCGCGAGGTCATCGGTATTTCGAAGGCGGGTCTGAAGTCGCGCAACCGGCTGAACAAGGAAGGCCAGGATGAGAGCATCTTCCTATCGCCGCTCGACGAGGTGATGGCGAAAAAAGCCACGCTCGCCGAGGACCTGCTGGCGCGTTACAACGGCCGCTGGCAGCACTCCGTCGAGCCGGTCTTCGAGGAATATCAGTACTGA
- the guaB gene encoding IMP dehydrogenase, whose product MARIIETATGADALTFDDVLLQPGHSEVMPGQTNIATRIATDFDLNIPILSSAMDTVTESRLAIAMAQAGGLGVIHRNLTPIEQAEQVRQVKKFESGMVINPVTIGPDATLAEALSLMKTHGISGIPVVEKSGRLVGILTNRDVRFASDPAQKVHELMTRDNLVTVKENVDQQEAKRLLHSHRIEKLLVVDPQGRCVGLITVKDIEKSQLNPNASKDAQGRLRAAAAISVGDDGFERAERLIEAGVDLLVVDTAHGHSQRVLDAVTRVKKLSNSVRIMAGNVATSDGTKALIDAGADAVKVGIGPGSICTTRIVAGVGVPQLAAIMSAVEAARAQDIPVIADGGIKFSGDLAKAMACGASAVMIGSLLAGTDESPGEVYLYQGRSFKAYRGMGSVGAMARGSADRYFQAEVRDTLKLVPEGIEGQVPYKGPVSGVLHQLTGGLRAAMGYVGGKDIKEFQERATFVRISGAGLRESHAHDVTITRESPNYPGVGA is encoded by the coding sequence ATGGCTCGCATCATAGAAACGGCAACCGGAGCGGACGCGCTCACCTTCGACGACGTGCTCTTGCAGCCCGGTCACTCTGAGGTCATGCCCGGTCAGACGAACATCGCAACGCGCATCGCGACCGATTTCGACCTGAACATCCCGATCCTCTCCTCCGCAATGGATACCGTCACCGAAAGCCGATTGGCGATCGCCATGGCGCAGGCCGGCGGTCTCGGTGTCATTCATCGCAATCTGACCCCGATCGAGCAGGCCGAGCAGGTTCGGCAAGTCAAGAAGTTCGAAAGCGGCATGGTCATCAATCCGGTGACGATCGGCCCGGATGCGACGCTTGCCGAAGCGCTGTCTCTGATGAAGACGCACGGCATTTCCGGCATTCCGGTCGTTGAGAAGTCGGGCCGCCTCGTGGGCATCCTGACAAACCGCGACGTCCGCTTTGCCTCCGATCCGGCCCAGAAGGTCCACGAGCTGATGACGCGGGATAACCTCGTCACGGTCAAGGAGAATGTCGATCAGCAGGAGGCCAAGCGCCTGCTGCATTCGCACCGCATCGAAAAGCTGCTGGTCGTCGATCCGCAAGGCCGCTGCGTTGGCCTCATCACCGTCAAGGATATCGAAAAGTCGCAGCTGAACCCGAACGCTTCCAAGGATGCGCAAGGCCGTCTTCGCGCTGCCGCCGCCATCAGCGTCGGCGATGATGGCTTCGAGCGTGCCGAGCGCCTGATCGAAGCCGGCGTCGATCTGCTCGTCGTCGATACTGCGCACGGGCATTCGCAGCGCGTCCTCGACGCCGTCACCCGCGTCAAGAAGCTGTCCAACTCGGTTCGCATCATGGCCGGCAACGTCGCAACCTCGGACGGCACCAAGGCACTGATCGATGCCGGTGCGGATGCCGTCAAGGTCGGCATCGGCCCGGGCTCGATCTGCACGACGCGCATAGTCGCCGGTGTCGGCGTGCCGCAACTCGCCGCCATCATGTCGGCTGTCGAGGCCGCGCGCGCTCAGGATATTCCGGTCATCGCCGACGGCGGCATCAAGTTCTCGGGCGACCTTGCCAAGGCGATGGCTTGCGGCGCTTCTGCCGTCATGATCGGCTCGCTGCTCGCCGGTACCGATGAAAGCCCGGGCGAAGTCTATCTCTATCAGGGCCGCTCCTTCAAAGCCTATCGCGGCATGGGATCGGTCGGCGCCATGGCGCGCGGCTCGGCAGACCGCTACTTCCAGGCAGAAGTCCGCGACACGCTGAAGCTCGTGCCGGAGGGCATCGAAGGCCAGGTTCCTTATAAGGGTCCGGTCTCCGGCGTCCTGCACCAGCTCACGGGCGGCTTGAGGGCAGCGATGGGTTATGTCGGCGGCAAGGATATCAAGGAGTTCCAGGAACGCGCGACCTTCGTTCGCATCTCCGGCGCCGGCCTTCGCGAAAGCCATGCCCATGACGTGACGATTACCCGCGAGAGCCCGAACTATCCGGGCGTAGGCGCCTGA
- a CDS encoding dienelactone hydrolase family protein translates to MDKPEITQAMINAYDEYTHLTLDRRSFMDKLTKLAGSAGAAAVIAPMLAAKKASAEMVPANDEQLKAQDVTYPGGSGEMKGYLVEPKEASGKLGSVIVIHENRGLNPHIRDVARRMALEGFVALAPDFLSPLGGTPENEDQAREMFGKLEQAATVANAEASLKYLKTLPSANGNVGAIGFCWGGGVVNNFATQSPELKAGVAYYGAQPKAGVPNIKAALMLHYAGLDERINAGIDAYKKELEANGKSFQIFVYDGVNHAFNNDTSSARYDKKAADLAWSRTVEFLKKSLA, encoded by the coding sequence ATGGACAAGCCGGAAATCACGCAGGCGATGATCAACGCCTATGACGAATACACGCATCTGACGCTCGACCGCCGCAGCTTCATGGACAAGCTGACGAAACTTGCAGGGTCGGCGGGTGCTGCCGCCGTCATCGCGCCGATGCTTGCGGCAAAAAAGGCGAGCGCGGAAATGGTCCCGGCCAACGACGAGCAGCTGAAGGCGCAGGATGTCACTTATCCCGGCGGCAGTGGCGAGATGAAGGGCTATCTGGTCGAACCGAAGGAGGCATCCGGAAAGCTCGGCAGCGTTATCGTCATTCACGAAAATCGCGGCCTCAACCCGCATATCCGCGACGTCGCCCGGCGTATGGCGCTGGAAGGCTTCGTGGCGCTGGCGCCGGATTTCCTCTCGCCGCTCGGCGGTACGCCGGAGAACGAGGATCAGGCGCGGGAAATGTTCGGCAAGCTTGAGCAGGCCGCAACTGTCGCGAATGCCGAAGCAAGCCTCAAATACCTGAAGACGCTTCCCTCCGCCAATGGCAATGTCGGCGCCATCGGCTTTTGCTGGGGTGGCGGGGTCGTCAACAATTTCGCGACGCAATCGCCGGAGCTGAAGGCAGGCGTCGCCTATTACGGTGCGCAGCCGAAGGCTGGCGTGCCGAACATAAAGGCGGCGCTGATGCTGCACTATGCCGGTCTCGACGAGCGCATCAATGCCGGCATCGACGCCTACAAGAAGGAACTGGAAGCAAACGGCAAGAGCTTCCAGATCTTCGTCTATGACGGCGTCAACCATGCCTTCAACAACGACACGTCCTCGGCGCGCTACGACAAGAAGGCGGCTGATCTTGCCTGGAGCCGCACCGTCGAGTTCTTGAAGAAGAGCCTGGCCTGA